A part of Bombus huntii isolate Logan2020A chromosome 16, iyBomHunt1.1, whole genome shotgun sequence genomic DNA contains:
- the LOC126874341 gene encoding venom serine protease Bi-VSP-like isoform X1 has protein sequence MWRDPNVVGVAFQKKRKKLKGVQNFSRSRTVNTCGTWPWIAALGFHNPRNPDKPLWKCGGSLISARHVLTAAHCAHMDGIENIHNHNIAILRLVEEVPFSSKSSNIYIYAIEYY, from the exons atgtggcgtgatccgaacgtagtgggggtcgccttccagaaaaaacgaaaaaaattgaaaggcgttcagaacttttcgagaagtcgaaccgtcaacacatgtg gcacttggccatggatcgctgcattaggttttcataatccccgaaacccagacaaaccactatggaagtgcggaggttccctgatatcggctaggcatgttttgaccgcagcacattgtgcacatatggatggaatagaaaacatacacaatcataatattgccattcttagattggtggaggaggtgccattttcgagtaagtcctcaaatatatatatatatgctattgagtattactga
- the LOC126874340 gene encoding omega-amidase NIT2-A-like — MPEIEGDKLYNTCTIWGPDGTLIAKHRKVHLFDIDIPNKITFRESDSLSPGNSLTTFDVKGCKIGIGICYDIRFEEMARIYRNKGCQMLIYPAAFNMTTGPLHWSLLQRFRANDNQLYVACISPARVP; from the exons atgcctgaaatagagggcgataaattgtacaatacctgtactatttggggtcccgatggaactttgatagcaaaacaccgaaag gtacatctattcgacatcgacattcctaataagattacttttcgagagagtgattcactcagtcctggtaactccctaacgacgttcgatgtgaagggctgcaaaataggtattggcatttgctatgatattagattcgaggaaatggcacgcatttatcggaacaaag gttgccaaatgctgatatatccagcggcattcaatatgaccactggaccattacactggtcattacttcagcgtttcagagcgaatgataatcaattatacgttgcctgcatatcaccggctcgtgttccttaa
- the LOC126874341 gene encoding venom serine protease Bi-VSP-like isoform X2 → MWRDPNVVGVAFQKKRKKLKGVQNFSRSRTVNTCGTWPWIAALGFHNPRNPDKPLWKCGGSLISARHVLTAAHCAHMDGIENIHNHNIAILRLVEEVPFSRY, encoded by the exons atgtggcgtgatccgaacgtagtgggggtcgccttccagaaaaaacgaaaaaaattgaaaggcgttcagaacttttcgagaagtcgaaccgtcaacacatgtg gcacttggccatggatcgctgcattaggttttcataatccccgaaacccagacaaaccactatggaagtgcggaggttccctgatatcggctaggcatgttttgaccgcagcacattgtgcacatatggatggaatagaaaacatacacaatcataatattgccattcttagattggtggaggaggtgccattttcga ggtactaa